In a genomic window of Streptomyces sp. SJL17-4:
- the speB gene encoding agmatinase, with product MSSSDQNTPRGPIDSSRIPRYAGPATFARLPRLDEVGTADIAVVGVPFDSGVSYRPGARFGGNAIREASRLLRPYNPAQDASPFALAQVADAGDIAANPFNINEAVETIEAAADDLLNSGARMMTLGGDHTIALPLLRSVAKKHGPVALLHFDAHLDTWDTYFGAEYTHGTPFRRAVEEGILDTEALSHVGTRGPLYGKQDLTDDEKMGFGIVTSADIYRRGADEVADQLRQRIGDRPLYISIDIDCLDPAHAPGTGTPEAGGMTSRELLEILRGLSSCNLVSADVVEVAPAYDHAEITAVAASHTAYELTTIMSRQIAESRTAN from the coding sequence ATGAGCAGCAGCGACCAGAACACCCCGCGCGGCCCGATCGACTCGTCCCGCATCCCGCGGTACGCCGGTCCCGCGACGTTCGCCCGGCTGCCGCGACTCGACGAGGTCGGCACCGCCGACATCGCCGTGGTCGGCGTCCCCTTCGACAGCGGCGTCTCGTACCGCCCCGGCGCCCGCTTCGGCGGCAACGCCATCCGCGAGGCGTCCCGCCTGCTCCGCCCGTACAACCCGGCGCAGGACGCCTCCCCGTTCGCCCTCGCCCAGGTCGCGGACGCCGGTGACATCGCCGCCAACCCGTTCAACATCAACGAGGCCGTCGAGACGATCGAGGCCGCGGCGGACGACCTGCTGAACTCCGGCGCCCGCATGATGACCCTCGGCGGCGACCACACCATCGCGCTGCCGCTGCTCCGCTCCGTCGCCAAGAAGCACGGCCCCGTCGCCCTGCTCCACTTCGACGCGCACCTCGACACCTGGGACACGTACTTCGGCGCCGAGTACACCCACGGCACCCCGTTCCGCCGCGCCGTCGAGGAGGGCATCCTCGACACCGAGGCGCTCTCCCACGTCGGCACGCGCGGCCCGCTGTACGGCAAGCAGGACCTCACCGACGACGAGAAGATGGGCTTCGGCATCGTCACCTCGGCGGACATCTACCGTCGCGGCGCCGACGAGGTCGCCGACCAGCTCCGCCAGCGCATCGGCGACCGCCCGCTGTACATCTCCATCGACATCGACTGCCTCGACCCGGCCCACGCGCCCGGCACCGGCACCCCGGAGGCGGGCGGCATGACCTCCCGCGAGCTCCTGGAGATCCTCCGCGGCCTCTCCTCCTGCAACCTGGTGTCGGCGGACGTCGTCGAGGTCGCCCCGGCGTACGACCACGCCGAGATCACGGCGGTCGCCGCCTCGCACACCGCGTACGAGCTGACGACGATCATGTCCCGCCAGATCGCGGAGAGCCGCACGGCAAACTGA
- a CDS encoding thiamine pyrophosphate-binding protein translates to MTHDHDLVLRPTAAQTEAALNPPAGRNGGDLVVETLTGLGATTVFGLPGQHALGMFDALRRSDLRYVGLRVENNAGFAADAYGRITGEAAPLLLSTGPGALMSLAALQEAAAASAPVLAIGSQIPVAGLGGGRHGYLHELRDQQASFRDVVKSVHTVRTQSQIPSAIAAAWESALTAPHGPVWVEIPQDVLLAETTLPVVTAMDATPEDIAPRPELTAVAAHLLANAERPAIIAGGGVVRSDASGKLLALAERLDIPVVTTFGGKGAFPWEHPLSLQSWLEDRHTTDFLEDADVLLVVGSGLGELSSNYHTFAPRGRVIQIEADAGKLESNHPALGIHADARLALQALLETVPERRDATAPERVAAVLTKVRDRIAAQDLGLEQRIVAAVREALPDRSPSFWDMTILAYWAWSAFDAKHPNTMHSAQGAGGLGYGFPAALGAAAADPSRPVLAVSGDGGAMYSIAELATAKQYGLDVTWLIVDDGGYGILREYMTGAFGEATGTELSRPDFVALSESFGVPATLTTPENLTTDLAKALTTPGPSVVVLPALLRMFEPTHL, encoded by the coding sequence ATGACCCACGACCACGACCTGGTCCTGCGCCCGACCGCCGCCCAGACGGAGGCCGCCCTGAACCCGCCCGCCGGGCGCAACGGTGGCGACCTCGTCGTAGAGACCCTCACCGGCCTCGGCGCCACCACCGTCTTCGGCCTCCCCGGCCAGCACGCCCTGGGCATGTTCGACGCCCTGCGCCGCTCCGACCTCCGGTACGTCGGCCTCCGCGTCGAGAACAACGCGGGCTTCGCCGCCGACGCGTACGGCCGGATCACCGGCGAGGCGGCCCCGCTGCTGCTCTCCACCGGCCCCGGCGCGCTCATGTCGCTCGCCGCGCTCCAGGAGGCGGCCGCCGCCTCCGCGCCCGTCCTCGCGATCGGCAGCCAGATCCCGGTGGCCGGCCTCGGCGGCGGCCGGCACGGCTACCTCCACGAGCTGCGCGACCAGCAGGCGTCCTTCCGGGACGTCGTGAAGTCGGTGCACACCGTCCGTACGCAGTCCCAGATCCCGTCGGCCATCGCCGCGGCCTGGGAGTCGGCGCTCACCGCCCCGCACGGGCCGGTCTGGGTGGAGATCCCGCAGGACGTGCTCCTCGCGGAGACCACCCTGCCCGTGGTGACCGCGATGGACGCGACGCCCGAGGACATCGCCCCGCGCCCCGAGCTGACGGCGGTCGCCGCCCACCTCCTCGCGAACGCCGAGCGCCCGGCGATCATCGCGGGCGGCGGAGTCGTACGCTCCGACGCCTCGGGCAAGCTGCTCGCGCTCGCGGAGCGGCTCGACATCCCCGTGGTGACGACCTTCGGCGGCAAGGGGGCGTTCCCCTGGGAGCACCCGCTGTCGCTCCAGTCCTGGCTGGAGGACCGGCACACCACCGACTTCCTGGAGGACGCGGACGTCCTGCTCGTCGTCGGCTCGGGGCTCGGGGAGCTGTCCTCGAACTACCACACGTTCGCGCCGCGCGGCCGGGTGATCCAGATCGAGGCGGACGCCGGGAAGCTGGAGTCCAACCACCCGGCGCTCGGCATCCACGCGGACGCCCGTCTCGCGCTCCAGGCGCTCCTGGAGACGGTGCCGGAGCGCCGGGACGCCACCGCCCCCGAGCGGGTCGCGGCCGTCCTGACGAAGGTCCGGGACCGGATCGCGGCGCAGGACCTGGGCCTGGAGCAGCGGATCGTCGCGGCGGTACGGGAGGCGCTCCCGGACCGGTCCCCGAGCTTCTGGGACATGACGATCCTCGCGTACTGGGCGTGGTCGGCCTTCGACGCGAAGCACCCGAACACGATGCACTCCGCGCAGGGCGCGGGCGGCCTCGGCTACGGCTTCCCGGCGGCGCTCGGCGCGGCGGCGGCGGACCCGAGCCGGCCGGTGCTGGCGGTGTCCGGCGACGGCGGCGCGATGTACTCGATCGCGGAGCTGGCGACGGCGAAGCAGTACGGCCTGGACGTGACGTGGCTGATCGTGGACGACGGCGGCTACGGGATCCTGCGGGAGTACATGACGGGCGCGTTCGGCGAGGCCACGGGCACGGAGCTGTCCCGCCCGGACTTCGTGGCGCTGTCGGAGTCCTTCGGCGTCCCGGCGACCCTGACGACCCCGGAGAACCTGACGACGGACCTGGCGAAGGCCCTCACCACCCCGGGCCCGTCGGTGGTCGTCCTCCCGGCCCTCCTCCGCATGTTCGAGCCGACGCACCTCTGA
- a CDS encoding ABC transporter ATP-binding protein, which yields MAAVGQKQTAEPQQGWARRLAGYAWRYKANTLLALGSSLAGMAVLALVPLVTKVIIDDVIGTKTRDLAVWTGLLIAAAVVVYALTYVRRYYGGRLALDVQHDLRTDMYATITRLDGRRQDELSTGQVIGRATSDLQLIQGLLFMLPMTIGNVLLFLISLGVMAWLSLPLTLVALAVAPALWFIAKRSRTRLHPATWHAQQQAAAVAGVVDGAVTGVRVVKGFGQEDQETGKIREAGRKLFSGRLRTIRLNSRYTPALQAVPALGQVAVLALGGWLAYRGQITLGTFVAFSAYLASLVGPVRMLAMVLTVGQQARAGVERVLDLVDTEPVIKDGTKELPADAPATVEFDDVSFAYDEGRPVLDGFSLEIRAGETVAVVGSSGSGKSTVSLLLPRFYDVTHGAVLVGGHDVRELTLDSLRAAIGLVPEDSFLFSDTVRANIAYGLPEATQEQIETAARAAQADRFIAELPEGYDTKVGEHGLTLSGGQRQRVALARAILTDPRLLLLDDATSAVDAKVEHEIHEALKSVMAGRTTLLIAHRRSTLGLADRIAVLEDGRLADIGTHAELEERSPLFRRLLTDPDELGAVSPGHITPAELPEDRTLRAELDAEFDAERGITPTLWVRDETTDRESDPPGGTARAEGYGGATPELLAAVEALPPATDTPGIDEARAVSPEDSYGLRRLLRGFGVPLLISLGLVALDAGAGLLLPVLIRHGIDDGVNRLAIGAVWAASALALVTVLVQWVAQTAEIKMTGRTGERVLYALRLKIFAQLQRLGLDYYERELTGRIMTRMTTDVDALSTFLQTGLVTAFVSVVTFFGIMVALLVLDLQLALVVFATLPVLAVATYFFRRASVKAYELARERISVVNADLQESVSGLRIVQAFRREQSGAARFAERSDHYREARVRGQWLISIYFPFVTLLSSVAAAAVMIVGANRIEGGTLTTGALVAYLLYIDLFFAPVQQLSQVFDGYQQAAVSLKRMQELLQEPTSTAAAPAPLDVLSLRGEIAFEDVSFAYGGEDGAPKDETALTGIDLRIPAGQTVAFVGETGAGKSTLVKLVARFYDPTGGRVTADGTDLRDLDLTAYRHRLGVVPQEAYLFAGTIRDAIAYGRPEATDAEVEAAARAVGAHEMIATLDGGYLHEVAERGRNLSAGQRQLIALARAELVDPDILLLDEATAALDLATEAQVNQATDRLAGRRTTLVVAHRLTTAARADRVVVMDHGRVAEDGTHEELLARDGRYAALWRTFIGETVDEEEPERV from the coding sequence GTGGCGGCGGTGGGGCAGAAACAGACGGCGGAACCACAACAGGGCTGGGCGCGCAGGCTTGCCGGGTACGCGTGGCGGTACAAGGCGAACACGCTGCTCGCGCTCGGGTCCTCGCTGGCCGGTATGGCCGTGCTCGCGCTCGTGCCGCTGGTCACCAAGGTGATCATCGACGACGTCATCGGGACGAAGACCCGGGACCTCGCCGTCTGGACCGGCCTCCTCATAGCCGCCGCCGTCGTCGTCTACGCCCTCACCTACGTCCGCCGCTACTACGGCGGCCGGCTCGCCCTCGACGTCCAGCACGATCTGCGTACCGACATGTACGCCACCATCACGCGGCTCGACGGGCGCCGGCAGGACGAGCTGTCCACCGGGCAGGTCATCGGGCGGGCCACCAGCGACCTCCAGCTGATCCAGGGTCTGCTGTTCATGCTTCCGATGACGATCGGAAACGTCCTCCTCTTCCTGATCTCGCTGGGCGTCATGGCCTGGCTGTCCCTTCCGCTCACCCTCGTCGCCCTCGCCGTCGCCCCCGCCCTCTGGTTCATCGCCAAGCGCAGTCGTACCCGCCTCCACCCCGCCACCTGGCACGCGCAGCAGCAGGCCGCCGCCGTCGCCGGGGTCGTCGACGGGGCCGTGACCGGCGTCCGGGTCGTCAAGGGCTTCGGCCAGGAGGACCAGGAGACCGGCAAGATCCGCGAGGCCGGGCGGAAGCTGTTCTCCGGCCGGCTGCGGACGATCCGGCTGAACTCGCGGTACACTCCGGCCCTCCAGGCCGTCCCCGCCCTCGGCCAGGTCGCCGTCCTCGCCCTGGGCGGCTGGCTCGCCTACCGCGGCCAGATCACCCTCGGCACCTTCGTCGCCTTCTCCGCCTACCTGGCCTCCCTCGTCGGCCCGGTCCGCATGCTCGCCATGGTCCTCACCGTCGGCCAGCAGGCCCGCGCCGGCGTCGAGCGGGTCCTCGACCTCGTCGACACCGAGCCGGTCATCAAGGACGGGACCAAGGAGCTGCCCGCCGACGCCCCCGCCACCGTCGAGTTCGACGACGTGTCCTTCGCGTACGACGAGGGGCGGCCGGTCCTCGACGGCTTCTCGCTGGAGATCCGCGCCGGCGAGACCGTCGCCGTCGTCGGCTCCTCCGGCTCCGGAAAGTCCACCGTCTCCCTCCTCCTCCCGCGCTTCTACGACGTCACCCACGGCGCCGTCCTCGTCGGCGGCCACGACGTCCGCGAACTCACCCTCGACTCGCTGCGCGCCGCGATCGGCCTCGTACCGGAGGATTCGTTCCTCTTCTCCGACACCGTCCGCGCCAACATCGCGTACGGCCTCCCGGAGGCCACCCAGGAGCAGATCGAGACCGCCGCCCGCGCCGCCCAGGCCGACCGGTTCATCGCCGAGCTGCCCGAGGGGTACGACACCAAGGTCGGCGAGCACGGCCTCACCCTCTCCGGCGGCCAGCGCCAGCGCGTCGCGCTCGCCCGCGCGATCCTCACCGACCCCCGGCTGCTCCTCCTCGACGACGCCACCTCCGCCGTCGACGCCAAGGTCGAGCACGAGATCCACGAGGCCCTGAAGTCGGTGATGGCGGGCCGTACGACCCTGCTCATCGCGCACCGCCGCTCCACCCTCGGCCTCGCCGACCGCATCGCCGTCCTGGAGGACGGCCGGCTCGCCGACATCGGCACCCACGCCGAGCTGGAGGAGCGCTCCCCCCTCTTCCGCCGCCTGCTCACCGACCCCGACGAGCTGGGCGCCGTCTCGCCCGGTCACATCACCCCCGCCGAGCTCCCCGAGGACCGCACCCTGCGGGCCGAACTGGACGCCGAGTTCGACGCCGAGCGCGGCATCACCCCCACCCTGTGGGTACGGGACGAGACCACCGACCGCGAGAGCGACCCGCCTGGGGGCACCGCCCGTGCCGAAGGCTACGGGGGAGCCACCCCCGAGCTGCTCGCCGCCGTCGAGGCCCTGCCCCCCGCCACCGACACCCCCGGCATCGACGAGGCCCGCGCCGTCTCGCCCGAGGACAGCTACGGCCTGCGCCGGCTGCTCCGCGGCTTCGGCGTCCCGCTGCTCATCAGCCTCGGCCTGGTCGCCCTCGACGCCGGCGCCGGCCTGCTGCTCCCGGTCCTGATCCGGCACGGCATCGACGACGGTGTGAACCGGCTCGCGATCGGCGCCGTCTGGGCGGCCTCCGCGCTCGCCCTGGTCACCGTGCTCGTGCAGTGGGTCGCCCAGACCGCCGAGATCAAGATGACCGGCCGCACCGGTGAGCGGGTCCTCTACGCGCTCCGTCTGAAGATCTTCGCCCAGCTCCAGCGGCTCGGTCTCGACTACTACGAGCGCGAGCTCACCGGCCGGATCATGACCCGGATGACCACGGACGTGGACGCCCTGTCGACGTTCCTGCAGACGGGCCTGGTCACCGCCTTCGTCTCCGTCGTGACCTTCTTCGGGATCATGGTCGCGCTGCTCGTCCTCGACCTCCAGCTCGCCCTGGTGGTCTTCGCGACCCTGCCGGTCCTCGCCGTCGCCACGTACTTCTTCCGCCGCGCCAGCGTGAAGGCGTACGAGTTGGCGCGCGAGCGGATCAGCGTCGTCAACGCCGACCTCCAGGAGTCCGTCTCCGGCCTCCGGATCGTGCAGGCCTTCCGCCGCGAGCAGTCCGGCGCGGCCCGGTTCGCCGAGCGCAGCGACCACTACCGTGAGGCCCGCGTCCGCGGCCAGTGGCTGATATCCATCTACTTCCCGTTCGTCACCCTGCTGTCCTCGGTGGCCGCGGCGGCCGTCATGATCGTCGGCGCGAACCGCATCGAGGGCGGCACGCTCACCACCGGCGCGCTCGTCGCCTACCTCCTCTACATCGACCTGTTCTTCGCCCCCGTGCAGCAGCTCTCGCAGGTCTTCGACGGCTACCAGCAGGCCGCCGTCTCGCTGAAGCGGATGCAGGAACTCCTCCAGGAGCCGACCTCGACGGCCGCCGCCCCCGCGCCCCTGGACGTGCTGTCACTGCGCGGCGAGATCGCCTTCGAGGACGTCTCCTTCGCGTACGGGGGAGAGGACGGCGCCCCGAAGGACGAGACCGCGCTCACCGGCATCGACCTGCGCATCCCGGCCGGTCAGACCGTCGCGTTCGTCGGCGAGACCGGCGCGGGCAAGTCCACCCTGGTCAAGCTGGTCGCCCGGTTCTACGACCCGACGGGCGGCCGGGTCACCGCCGACGGCACCGACCTGCGCGACCTCGACCTCACCGCGTACCGGCACCGGCTCGGCGTCGTCCCGCAGGAGGCGTACCTCTTCGCCGGGACGATCCGCGACGCCATCGCGTACGGCCGTCCCGAGGCGACCGACGCCGAGGTGGAGGCCGCGGCCCGCGCGGTCGGCGCCCACGAGATGATCGCGACCCTCGACGGCGGCTACCTCCACGAGGTCGCCGAGCGGGGCCGTAACCTCTCGGCCGGTCAGCGCCAGCTCATCGCGCTCGCCCGCGCCGAACTCGTCGATCCGGACATCCTGCTCCTCGACGAGGCCACGGCCGCCCTCGACCTGGCCACCGAGGCCCAGGTCAACCAGGCCACCGACCGCCTCGCCGGACGCCGTACGACGCTGGTCGTCGCCCACCGGCTGACCACCGCAGCCCGCGCCGACCGGGTGGTCGTCATGGACCACGGCCGGGTGGCGGAGGACGGCACCCACGAGGAGCTCCTCGCGCGGGACGGCAGGTACGCGGCGCTGTGGCGGACGTTCATCGGCGAGACCGTGGACGAGGAGGAGCCGGAGCGGGTGTGA
- a CDS encoding aminopeptidase, giving the protein MRKSLRWALSLSVLIGTVAPTGVATAADTDTGSTAVVDSQSTDIKDRILAIPGMSLIEEKPYAGYRFFVLNYKQPIDHRRPWAGTFDQRISVLHKDTSRPTVFRTSGYSLSTTPSRAEPTRIVDGNQVSMEYRFFTPSRPQPADWSKLDIWQAASDQHRIFTALKKIYGQKWLSTGASKGGMTATYFERFYPRDMDGVVAYVAPNDVVNNEDSAYDRFFATVGTKECRDRLNSMQREALVRRAPLEAKYKAWAESEGATFNTVGTLDKAFEAVVLDFVWGFWQYYGEDVCDQIPDAKTASDDTVYETIDAYSGWAAYTDQGLEPYTPYYYQAATELGAPTIEQPHLDGLSRYGYQPARNFVPREIPMKFKPHAMRDVDNWVRKNANKMLFVYGGNDPWGSEKFHLGKSARDSYVYVAPGANHGANVAGLVEAERNNATARILDWAGVPAPAVQAAQPLARFDARLDKPVDEDATKEHGLRP; this is encoded by the coding sequence ATGCGCAAGTCGCTGAGATGGGCGCTGTCGCTTTCGGTGCTCATAGGCACCGTGGCACCGACCGGCGTGGCTACCGCCGCGGACACGGACACGGGCAGCACGGCCGTCGTCGACTCGCAGAGCACGGACATCAAGGACCGCATCCTGGCGATCCCCGGGATGAGCCTGATCGAGGAGAAGCCGTACGCGGGCTACCGCTTCTTCGTCCTGAACTACAAGCAGCCGATCGACCACCGGCGCCCGTGGGCCGGCACGTTCGACCAGCGGATCTCCGTCCTCCACAAGGACACGAGCCGCCCGACCGTCTTCCGCACCAGCGGCTACTCGCTGAGCACCACCCCGAGCCGCGCCGAGCCGACGCGGATCGTCGACGGCAACCAGGTCTCCATGGAGTACCGATTCTTCACGCCGTCCCGTCCGCAGCCCGCCGACTGGTCGAAGCTCGACATCTGGCAGGCGGCCAGCGACCAGCACCGGATCTTCACCGCGCTGAAGAAGATCTACGGCCAGAAGTGGCTCTCCACGGGCGCCTCCAAGGGCGGCATGACCGCCACCTACTTCGAGCGCTTCTACCCGCGTGACATGGACGGTGTCGTCGCCTACGTCGCCCCGAACGACGTGGTCAACAACGAGGACTCGGCCTACGACCGGTTCTTCGCGACCGTCGGCACCAAGGAGTGCCGCGACCGCCTGAACTCCATGCAGCGCGAGGCCCTCGTCCGCCGCGCCCCGCTTGAGGCCAAGTACAAGGCGTGGGCCGAGTCGGAGGGCGCCACCTTCAACACGGTCGGCACGCTCGACAAGGCCTTCGAGGCCGTCGTCCTCGACTTCGTGTGGGGCTTCTGGCAGTACTACGGCGAGGACGTCTGCGACCAGATCCCGGACGCGAAGACCGCGAGCGACGACACCGTCTACGAGACGATCGACGCCTACTCCGGCTGGGCCGCCTACACCGACCAGGGCCTGGAGCCGTACACGCCGTACTACTACCAGGCGGCGACCGAGCTCGGCGCGCCCACCATCGAGCAGCCGCACCTGGACGGGCTCAGCCGCTACGGCTACCAGCCCGCGCGCAACTTCGTGCCGCGCGAGATCCCGATGAAGTTCAAGCCGCACGCCATGCGTGACGTCGACAACTGGGTCCGCAAGAACGCGAACAAGATGCTGTTCGTGTACGGCGGCAACGACCCGTGGGGCTCCGAGAAGTTCCACCTGGGCAAGAGCGCGCGCGACAGCTACGTGTACGTGGCGCCGGGCGCCAACCACGGTGCGAACGTCGCCGGGCTCGTCGAGGCCGAGCGGAACAACGCCACCGCCCGCATCCTCGACTGGGCCGGCGTCCCCGCCCCGGCCGTCCAGGCGGCGCAGCCGCTGGCCCGCTTCGACGCGCGCCTCGACAAGCCGGTCGACGAGGACGCGACGAAGGAGCACGGCCTGCGGCCGTAA
- a CDS encoding glycoside hydrolase family 3 protein, which produces MHHRAPAPSRRTLLTVTAAAAAAAVTGVSTPAHAEQDRHDDRKLRRIIDRMSLEEKVGQLFVMRVYGHSATAPDQADIDANLTEIGVRTAAELVERYHVGGVIYFSWAHNTRDPQQIAALSNGIQQAALAQPTPVPALISTDQEHGIVCRVGEPATLVPGAMALGAGGSHADARRAAQIAGAELAAVGIRQNYAPVADVNVNPANPVIGVRSFGSDPAAVAGLVAAQVKGYQRAGVAATSKHFPGHGDTAVDSHYGLPTISHTRAQWNALDAPPFRSAIAAGIDSIMTAHIVVPALDPSEDPATLSRPILTGILREELGYDGVVVTDSLGMEGVRTKYGDERVPVLALKAGVDQLLNPPKLDVAWNAVLKAVKDGELTEARLDESILRILRLKSKLGLFRNAYVSRAGVERVVGTAAHLAQADRIAEATTTLLLNEGGFLPLSPARHRSVLVVGADPASPSGTTGPPTTTLATALTELGFTATALSTGITPTATRIEEAVAAAAGKDVVVVGTYNVTAASPQRTLVARLVATGVPVVTIAIRNPYDIARIGGQRATLAAYSWTDVELRAAVRVLAGRARPRGRLPVPVQSAEDPAKVLYPVGHGLSYR; this is translated from the coding sequence GTGCACCACCGCGCCCCCGCCCCCTCCCGACGCACCCTCCTCACGGTGACCGCCGCCGCGGCAGCGGCCGCCGTCACCGGAGTGAGCACCCCCGCCCACGCCGAGCAGGACCGGCACGACGACCGGAAGCTCCGGCGGATCATCGACCGCATGTCCCTGGAGGAGAAGGTCGGTCAGCTCTTCGTGATGCGGGTGTACGGCCACTCCGCCACCGCACCCGACCAGGCCGACATCGACGCCAACCTCACGGAGATCGGCGTCCGGACGGCCGCCGAGCTGGTCGAGCGCTACCACGTGGGTGGCGTCATCTACTTCTCCTGGGCCCACAACACCCGTGACCCGCAGCAGATCGCCGCCCTCTCCAACGGCATCCAGCAGGCCGCGCTCGCGCAGCCCACGCCGGTCCCCGCGCTCATCTCCACCGACCAGGAGCACGGCATCGTCTGCCGGGTGGGCGAACCCGCCACCCTGGTGCCCGGGGCGATGGCCCTCGGCGCCGGCGGCTCGCACGCGGACGCCCGTAGGGCAGCGCAGATCGCCGGCGCGGAGCTGGCGGCCGTCGGCATCCGGCAGAACTACGCCCCGGTCGCGGACGTCAACGTCAACCCGGCCAACCCGGTCATCGGTGTCCGTTCCTTCGGCTCCGACCCGGCGGCGGTCGCCGGTCTGGTCGCCGCGCAGGTCAAGGGCTACCAGCGGGCCGGGGTCGCGGCCACCTCCAAGCACTTCCCGGGGCACGGCGACACCGCCGTCGACAGCCACTACGGCCTGCCGACGATCAGCCACACGCGGGCGCAGTGGAACGCGCTCGACGCCCCGCCGTTCCGGTCCGCGATCGCCGCCGGGATCGACTCGATCATGACCGCGCACATCGTGGTCCCGGCGCTCGACCCCAGCGAGGATCCGGCGACGCTGTCCCGGCCGATCCTCACCGGCATCCTCCGCGAGGAGCTCGGCTACGACGGCGTGGTGGTCACCGACTCGCTCGGCATGGAGGGGGTGCGCACCAAGTACGGCGACGAGCGCGTCCCGGTCCTCGCCCTGAAGGCCGGTGTGGACCAGCTGCTGAACCCGCCGAAGCTGGACGTGGCCTGGAACGCGGTCCTGAAGGCCGTCAAGGACGGCGAGCTGACGGAGGCCCGGCTCGACGAATCGATCCTGCGGATTCTGCGGCTCAAGTCGAAGCTCGGCCTGTTCCGCAACGCGTACGTCTCCCGGGCCGGCGTCGAGCGGGTGGTCGGCACCGCCGCCCACCTCGCCCAGGCCGACCGGATCGCCGAGGCCACCACGACCCTGCTGCTCAACGAGGGCGGCTTCCTGCCGCTGAGCCCGGCCCGGCACCGCTCCGTCCTCGTCGTCGGCGCCGACCCGGCCTCCCCGTCCGGTACGACGGGTCCGCCCACCACCACGCTCGCGACCGCCCTGACGGAGCTGGGGTTCACCGCGACCGCGCTCTCCACCGGGATCACCCCGACGGCCACGAGGATCGAGGAGGCGGTGGCGGCTGCCGCGGGCAAGGACGTCGTCGTGGTGGGCACGTACAACGTCACCGCGGCCAGTCCGCAGCGCACGCTCGTGGCGCGGCTCGTCGCGACCGGGGTGCCCGTCGTGACGATCGCGATCCGCAATCCGTACGACATCGCCCGGATCGGCGGCCAGCGGGCGACGCTCGCCGCCTACTCCTGGACCGACGTCGAACTCCGGGCCGCCGTACGGGTCCTGGCGGGCCGGGCCCGGCCCAGGGGCCGGCTGCCGGTTCCGGTGCAGAGCGCCGAGGACCCGGCGAAGGTGCTCTACCCGGTGGGACACGGCCTGTCGTACCGCTGA